The genome window TCCCCGACACTGCGGTGAGGCCCTCAGGGCTCAGGTACATGCCTTTGGGCGGGCGCCTCCGAGTTCTCAGCGGATGGTGGCGGTATTGGGAGCCCTGGGCCTCCTTCTTTCCTGGGCCTGGGCGGGCATTCAGGGGCCGAGAGGGCAGAGGCTGccagggaaaaaagaagaggtggGCGGTGCAGAGCCCAAGGAGAGGGCGGGCCAGCAGGCGGGCCAGGAGAATCTACTCCCTCACCTCTCTCTTGGGGTCTCCAGCGTCCGGCTCCCCCTCACTCACGGCTCCTCGTCCCTCTTCAAGATCATCGCTGCTTACACGGGGGCCAAGGAGCGGGTGAGGCAGGGGCTAGGGCCTGCAGGAGCGCCGTCTACCCCCACCTACAGCTGCCCTGGGCCCCCACCTGTCTTCTTTGTCCTTTCGGCCCCCAAGCCGCCGAGCCTGTCTGTCCATCACACTGGTCCGGCTGCGGGTCTTCTTCCAAGAGTAGTAATACTTCACCAGGCTAGGAATCAGCTTGTCAggcagctgggggcagggggcaacACCAGAGGAGCCCacctaagactccaggctccggGAAGGCTTATCAGAAAGAAGGGGCCAAGTAGCGCCAACAGGGGTGGAGGGCTTTACCATCTGCTGGATCCGCTGGAAGCACTTGCCATGGAAGCCAAAGGCCTGTTCAAACAGCACCTTGTCCTCTACCGTCCACTCATCCGGGAATGGGGTGAAGTTGGCCAGGTCAGCCAGCGACTTCTCTACGTCGTGTTTATGCCACAGGAGCATGCCCAGTGCCTGGCCCAGGAGAGAGGAGGACTCGGGCTCAGCTGCCCCTAGCACGGTGCTGTCTCCTCCCCGAATCCCTGCGGGACCGAGGCTCACCTGCTCAATGTTGTAACCGTGCTTCTCCTTGGCCATCGCAATGTATTTGTCAACTGCAGAGGCGGGAGGAGCCAGCTCTTGGAGGAGGGGTTACAACTCCTAACCCAGGCCTGTCCAGACAGGGGTATGCCCCCAGGGACTAGGCCCCTGACCCTGAGCCCCAGggcaggggttgaacccacatgtcTCAGCCTCTAGCCCACTTCCGAGAAGAGCCAGCCGGCAGCTGATAGGAGAACCAGGCCCCCAGCTCCCAAGGGTATGCATGAACCCAGGGTCCCACCCCACTCACGCTTGGCATCTGACACACAGTGGTTGGGGGACCACACCAACATCCCCTTCAGCTCCTTGTTACTGTAGCGTGCGGGGCTCTCTGAagggcagaggacagaggacaCCATCACCCGGGTGGCCCTGGCCTGGACCCATGGCCAGAGGGCGGTGGAGTGAGGCCTGTGAGGTGAGGcccagaggggaaggaggggcagAGAACCAGACAGGAAGGCAGAGCAGGAAAACTAACCGTGCCACAGGGCCGGCCACCCACACCCGCCTGTCCCACCAGTGGGCGCCAGTCAAGGGCTCCCCCAGGTGGGGCCCAGGGCCAAGCCACGGGCCTTCAAGTCCCCTCCCTTCACAGCCTGTCCTGCCACTCACCAGGCTTGCACTCCGGAATTACGGCCTGGTAATTGGTTCCAACGCGGATCATGCTGTCTGTGGAGCCAGGGGGAGGCAGTCAGGACtccagggagggagggtgggaggatggGAGGATGTGGTGGGGGAGGTGGCTGGCCTGGAGTTCTTCCTGACCACCCAGGGCCCCCACCTTCCAGGAGGCTCACTTTTCCCTGATCATCTCCTCAGTTACCCTCAATCACAGAAGGAACTGGAAAAGGGAGAGACCTTGCCTAGCTATaggccctggggagggggggggggcgtTGGGAAGGATAGGGGCCAGTTTAAAGCCCAGGCCCAGCAGAGCCCTTTGTTCTGACttagtggggggcggggggggggttgGAGGGCTGCCCCTAGACCTGGACCACAGCCCTGCAGGGAATCCAAGGCTCCTCCCCACCACATGAGCCTCACGGCTTGGTGTGGAGGTGTCTTTCCAGCTCCTGCCCCGGCCAGACCTCAGTCCTCTGCAAGGTGGTAAGGTATGAGGAGCCTAAGCTGTGAAAGGGAGGGAGGCCTGAGTACCTCGGGGactgagggcagggaggggggagGCAGGACCGCCTCCCCGGCAGCTAGGGGCCCAGCCTCCAGATTCCCTGTGCCGGCTTGCGAGGAGCAAAGCAGAGGCTCCGATTCAAGGAGGGCAGGAACCATGCCTAATAGTACCCCTGGGGTCGGCAACTCTGCCTCGCgcgcctccccccgccccgggcCCGTGCGCCTTTAACCCCAGGCTGCCGGGCTCACCGTGCGAGTGCTCCTCCTCGCTGCTGTCATCCTCCGAGTGCGGCTGTCCGCCGTTGGGCGCCGTCTTGGCCCGGCTGCGGGACAGGATCCCGGAGCCCGCGCTCGGCTTCTCCATCACCGAAGGCATTACCCTCGCCCAGCCGCCCCGGGGGGCGCGGGAGCCTTCGCAGAGCCGCGGTGGTTGCCGCGCTCGCCCGGAGTGCTGTGCCCGGCCCGGCCTGGAGGGGTCGCCACTGAGGCTACGAGAGCCAGGAGGTCAAGCGTGGCTAGGGTACGGAGGGGCAGAAGCCCAGCGGGCAGCCCGGCGCTCTCCGCGACCCCCAGAGGTGAGGGCTTCAGAAAAGTTTGTGTAGAAGTGGGGTACGCGGGGTAAGAGCCGCAAGGTCCGGTCGGCTGCGGCGCGCTCGCTCTGTACGCCCCCACGGAATTGGGGGCTCCCTGGAGAAGTCGGGGCAACCTGCCCTCGGGGCGCCCTGGAGCCCCAATTGCCCGCCTGCCCACGCAGTTCAGCGAGCGGGCGCTGCGGCGCAACTgccgcccgcccccgcccctccccacgaGCTCCGCGTCTCTCGGCTGCACCAGGATGCCCCAGTCCCGGGCGGGGACCCCTGTCCGGACCAGACCCCCGCCTGCGACGGCAGCCGGCGGCGGCGGGACGGCGCGCACCGCGCGCGGCGCTAGGGCAGAGTTGCCGGGAGGCGGGGGAGCGCAGCCGCGGGCGCCGCCTCGCACCCTAGCCGGcgcgctcgctcgctcgctcACTCGCTCTCCCCGGCGCGCTCGGGCTGCTCGCTCGCTCGCCCGCCCGCTCTCCGCCGCCGCTCGCTCCTCGCGCACACAATGAAGCTGCTGGCAGGGAAGTAGTGCCGGCTGCGGCCtcagcacccctcccccagccgATGCCTCCGCCAGCTGAACATctggccctggggtgggaggcagggcccggggggcggggcctgggggccGGGGCTAGACCTCCGAGGGGTGGGGTCAGGACCCGGGTGGCGCGCGCTTCCCTCTGCCGGCCCCCGGGGCTCGCAGACTTACCCCCCAGGGGGAGACCCTCTgcatcccccccccacccccaggagtaGCCAGGGGTCAGCCCCACCCACGCGCACACCAGCCCCACACAGCAGCGGGCTCGGGTTACCGCCGCCTGCCCCGGGGGCCCTGAGGCCGCCTGCCCGCCCGCCCGGGTGGAGCCCAgcttttccttccatttcccTTCCTGCCAAGGaactccccgccccccccccttCCGCAGGGggaacccccccacacacacacacttcatgcGCCCTTGGGGGCCAGAGCGGATGGGAGGCCGGACAGGCGAGGATTGAATTCCTCCAAGAGCTACTGGGCCAAGGAGCCTGGCTTCTGGTGTGCATCTCTGGGTCCCCAGGGGTCACCTCAATTCCCTTTAACGGCTGCAGTGCGCACCCCAAAACAGTGGCCCATGGGGTTGCGGGATGGGGCATGGGAAGTGCAGGGGAAGACCTGGACTGCAGAGTGGGCGAAAAGCTGGGGGTCTGTCCCCCCCCACCCACGCCCGCCCCGAGTTCACTGTCACCCCAGCGGGGCGgagagccccctcccccaggacgAGCACGGGCAGCGTGACAGACCGGGAAGCGGGTAGCGCGGCACAGACggagaggggggagggggtgggcagagaCTTTCAAAGCCAGACCCAGCCACCCTGCCAGGCACACAAAGAGCCAGCACACACACCGGCGGCGGCGGCTCGGAGCCTGCGAGCCGCGCCGGTGCCCGTCCCCGCCGCCCCAGGCACGTGCTGCGGCGCACACAGGCCGAGGCCCCCTCCCGCCCGCGGCCCCTCCCACCCGAACCCCGGACTCCCAGACGCACCTCCGCCCGGGCACACCCCGCTGTGCCCAGGCTGAGCCGAGCCGGCTCTcgcaccctcccctcccttcccttcctcggCCACTCTGTAATCAGATTCCTAAATTTAGAAGCAACCCCGGGCCCAGCCAGGGGTCCCCGCCCCCACACGCTGCCTGCGGCCAGCCGGCCGGGGTCCTGCGGTCGGGCCACGACCCGGCCGGGGCCTCCAGGTCCCGGGGGCTCCTGAGGGCGGCTGGGCAGAGTCAGGCCCGACCCCACCCCGCTGCGGTGCTGTCGGGCCACAACTGGGGCCACCCAGCCAGCGGCCACGTTGCCCGCCACACCTCCGGCCAGAGCGCTGGGGCCTTTTTCCTCCTCTTAAATCATGGGTTGGGCACCAAGCCCCAGGGTGGGGAGGTCTGGACAGAGGAGAACGAATAGGCCAAGGGCAGGTCTGAGCTGTGAGGTCGGCTACAAAAGAAAAGAGCCTCCTCAGCCTAAGCCCTCCTGAGTGGCAGggtgccaccccacccccagcacctccAATCTTTAGGGAGCCTctcctctctgtcccctcccGCCTGGCAGGCAGCCAGGGCTGCTCACAGCTCTCTCCTATGATGGAGTCTTCCATTTTGCCCACAGCAGCCCCCCATTAGGCAGGGCCTCGGCTGAGTCCCCTAATTCCCCCTTGCCTCTTTTCCATACTCGTACTCAGGGTCCAGGGCCCAGCATCTCACCTCACCCCCAGACCTCAGCATCATGCTCATTctggcctccctcctcccaggctACCCCAGGTACCCCCAGTCACCAGCATCCTGCCATCCTTTGCACCCTGCCCCCCATAAGGAGGTAGCTGTGTTCTCACTTCTCCCTGGAGCCTGGAGCTCAGGGCCAGAGAAGATTCTActctggaggtgggggcagggagagaaggctTATGCCTTGGAGTTGCAGAGGAGGCGGGGAGTCTGCGGACCCTGGTGTGATGAGGCTTCTGCCTAGGAGGTGGGACACCACATGGGAAGGGTATCCTAGGAATTTGGGGATGACGGTGGGGGCCACGATGTCCAGAGAGGAGGTACATTCCTAGT of Bubalus bubalis isolate 160015118507 breed Murrah chromosome 5, NDDB_SH_1, whole genome shotgun sequence contains these proteins:
- the RCOR2 gene encoding REST corepressor 2 isoform X4, with the translated sequence MPSVMEKPSAGSGILSRSRAKTAPNGGQPHSEDDSSEEEHSHDSMIRVGTNYQAVIPECKPESPARYSNKELKGMLVWSPNHCVSDAKLDKYIAMAKEKHGYNIEQALGMLLWHKHDVEKSLADLANFTPFPDEWTVEDKVLFEQAFGFHGKCFQRIQQMLPDKLIPSLVKYYYSWKKTRSRTSVMDRQARRLGGRKDKEDSDDLEEGRGAVSEGEPDAGDPKREPLPSRPLNARPGPGKKEAQGSQYRHHPLRTRRRPPKGMYLSPEGLTAVSGSPDLANLTLRGLDSQLISLKRQVQSMKQTNSSLRQALEGGIDPLRPPEANTKFNSRWTTDEQLLAVQGPDYICLHVGTPIGAPCAAPSSTSHLAVPAAPTAEATLAHGPHPASPATPTPAGPFPSAPAGPQPAATTSHPPCPGCVPPQCPPWPSAPTHPDWSPSGASGTLALSPEALRQPEAPEALGWVSLGTSGFTKDRRD
- the RCOR2 gene encoding REST corepressor 2 isoform X1, whose protein sequence is MPSVMEKPSAGSGILSRSRAKTAPNGGQPHSEDDSSEEEHSHDSMIRVGTNYQAVIPECKPESPARYSNKELKGMLVWSPNHCVSDAKLDKYIAMAKEKHGYNIEQALGMLLWHKHDVEKSLADLANFTPFPDEWTVEDKVLFEQAFGFHGKCFQRIQQMLPDKLIPSLVKYYYSWKKTRSRTSVMDRQARRLGGRKDKEDSDDLEEGRGAVSEGEPDAGDPKREPLPSRPLNARPGPGKKEAQGSQYRHHPLRTRRRPPKGMYLSPEGLTAVSGSPDLANLTLRGLDSQLISLKRQVQSMKQTNSSLRQALEGGIDPLRPPEANTKFNSRWTTDEQLLAVQAIRRYGKDFGAIAEVIGNKTLTQVKTFFVSYRRRFNLEEVLQEWEAEQDGAPGAPVPMEEARRGAPLPAPALEEDDEVQITSVSTSGPRSGPPAPPPPPPPTSLSQPPPLLRPPLPTAPTLLRQPPPLQQGRFLQPRLAPNQPPPPLIRPALAASRHSARPGPQPPPTLIGAPLEPPAPSL
- the RCOR2 gene encoding REST corepressor 2 isoform X2, with the translated sequence MWWGGALDSLQGCGPDSMIRVGTNYQAVIPECKPESPARYSNKELKGMLVWSPNHCVSDAKLDKYIAMAKEKHGYNIEQALGMLLWHKHDVEKSLADLANFTPFPDEWTVEDKVLFEQAFGFHGKCFQRIQQMLPDKLIPSLVKYYYSWKKTRSRTSVMDRQARRLGGRKDKEDSDDLEEGRGAVSEGEPDAGDPKREPLPSRPLNARPGPGKKEAQGSQYRHHPLRTRRRPPKGMYLSPEGLTAVSGSPDLANLTLRGLDSQLISLKRQVQSMKQTNSSLRQALEGGIDPLRPPEANTKFNSRWTTDEQLLAVQAIRRYGKDFGAIAEVIGNKTLTQVKTFFVSYRRRFNLEEVLQEWEAEQDGAPGAPVPMEEARRGAPLPAPALEEDDEVQITSVSTSGPRSGPPAPPPPPPPTSLSQPPPLLRPPLPTAPTLLRQPPPLQQGRFLQPRLAPNQPPPPLIRPALAASRHSARPGPQPPPTLIGAPLEPPAPSL